Sequence from the Candidatus Binataceae bacterium genome:
AGGATGAACTTGACGTGCGCCGGCGGCTCTTCCAGCGTCTTCAGCAGCGCGTTGAAGGCCTGGTCGGTGAGCTGATGGGCTTCGTCGATGATGTAGATCTTGAAGCGGTCGCGCGCCGGCCGGTAGCTCAGGTTCTCGATAATGGCGCGGGCGTCGTCGATCTTGCGGTAGGTTGCGCCGTCGATTTCGACCACGTCGAGCGCGCGCCCTGCGCGAATCTCGATGCAGGCGGCGCACTCGCCGCACGGATCGGGG
This genomic interval carries:
- the dnaX gene encoding DNA polymerase III subunit gamma/tau, with protein sequence MASDPSSHLVLARKWRPDRFAQLVGQEHVTRTLSQALQSGRIAHAFLFTGIRGVGKTTAARILARCLNCEKGPTPDPCGECAACIEIRAGRALDVVEIDGATYRKIDDARAIIENLSYRPARDRFKIYIIDEAHQLTDQAFNALLKTLEEPPAHVKFIL